The Pedobacter frigiditerrae genomic sequence CTGTAATATGAGCTATTGTAAACGGGTCTGTTAGATTGTATTTGAGCTTCAGCAGTATAGCCCGAACTACCATCCCAACTAGTAATGGTAATTACAAAATTGCATGTAATTCTCTCTTGTGGCGTATAACTTTCGCTAGTCCACTTGTTATTATTCAAAAAATCTCTGATGGTATTTTGAAGTAGCTCTAAGTTTTTCTTGTTAATGTTGGAGATGTTTGGAGCTAGTATCTGCACACGACTGCTTAATTCTTGGCTTTTTACAAAGCCGCAAACAAACATTAGAACAATAAAAACTAATACTTTTCTCATTTGGTAATTAACTTTAATATTTCGTTACAAATATCTTTTGCCACTTCAACTTTAGATTTTGTATCGAAACTAACTTTATCTAAAGCTTTATTAAATATAGTTATTTTATTGGTTTCTGTTTTAAAACCAGCACCTTTGTCATTTAGTGAATTTAGCACAATCAAATCTAAGTTCTTCTTCGCTAATTTTTCTTGTGCATAAAACTCTTCGTTTTCAGTTTCTAAGGCAAAGCCGATTAATAACTGATTTTCCTTTTTTTGCTTTCCAAGCGTAGCTAAAATGTCAGTTGTCTTTTTTAGATTGATACTAAAATCATCAGCTGCCTTTTTAATTTTTTGGTTAGCAACATCAATAGGAGTGTAGTCAGCCACTGCTGCACTCATAATTATAATATCACTTTGCTCCGCATGCAATGTGCAAGCCATAAGCATGTCATTAGCGCTAACAACATCAATTCTCTTTAAGTCCGCATTTGTTTTTTCGGCTGTTGGCCCAGTAACTAATGTTACTTCAGCACCTAAATACACTATTTGATTAGCTAAGGCAAAACCCATTTTACCAGACGAATGATTTCCTATAAAACGTACAGGGTCAATTGCTTCATAAGTTGGTCCAGCCGTTACTAAAACTTTTTTTCCCAATAGGGGAAGACTTTTTTTAATGTCAGTATTTAAGAAAGCCACAATTTCATCAGGTTCAGCCATCCTGCCTTCACCATATAAACCACTAGCTAATTCGCCACTATTTGGAGAGATAACCGTATTGCCGAAAGACTTTAGTCGTTCAATATTCTCTTGTGTGCTTTCATGCTTCCACATATCGAGATCCATTGCTGGAGCGAAGTACACAGGGCATTTAGCAGATAAATAAACGGCAGTTAATAAATTATCACACAATCCATTTGCCATTTTGCCAATTGTATTGGCGCTAGCAGGAGCAATAATCATATAAT encodes the following:
- the coaBC gene encoding bifunctional phosphopantothenoylcysteine decarboxylase/phosphopantothenate--cysteine ligase CoaBC, with product MISNKNILLGVCGSIAAYKSALLVRALIKAGANVKVILTTDACNFITPLTLATLSKNPVYTQYFEPETGVWSNHVELGLWADYMIIAPASANTIGKMANGLCDNLLTAVYLSAKCPVYFAPAMDLDMWKHESTQENIERLKSFGNTVISPNSGELASGLYGEGRMAEPDEIVAFLNTDIKKSLPLLGKKVLVTAGPTYEAIDPVRFIGNHSSGKMGFALANQIVYLGAEVTLVTGPTAEKTNADLKRIDVVSANDMLMACTLHAEQSDIIIMSAAVADYTPIDVANQKIKKAADDFSINLKKTTDILATLGKQKKENQLLIGFALETENEEFYAQEKLAKKNLDLIVLNSLNDKGAGFKTETNKITIFNKALDKVSFDTKSKVEVAKDICNEILKLITK